In a single window of the Leptospira sanjuanensis genome:
- a CDS encoding MGMT family protein: protein MVLKSKLKAKTHNVKEEKNSSETSFFKEVYALVKKVPRGKVTSYGRIAALLGKPRASRAVGYALNALSKGQEQKVPWQRVINGQGKISFRGDTGRSILQKKMLEDEGIRFNSAETVDLKVFGWPDTIPHKTARKKRK from the coding sequence ATGGTTTTAAAATCGAAACTCAAAGCAAAGACGCATAACGTGAAAGAGGAAAAAAATTCTTCTGAGACTTCTTTTTTTAAGGAAGTGTATGCGTTGGTAAAAAAAGTTCCCCGAGGCAAGGTCACTTCGTACGGAAGAATCGCGGCCCTTTTGGGAAAACCGAGAGCCTCTCGCGCCGTCGGTTATGCTTTGAACGCGTTATCCAAAGGTCAGGAACAAAAAGTTCCTTGGCAGAGAGTGATCAACGGCCAGGGAAAAATTTCCTTTCGAGGAGATACGGGGCGCTCGATTCTACAAAAGAAAATGCTCGAAGACGAAGGAATTCGTTTCAACTCCGCGGAAACGGTAGACTTGAAAGTTTTCGGATGGCCGGACACGATTCCTCACAAGACCGCCCGGAAAAAAAGAAAATAA
- the rsgA gene encoding ribosome small subunit-dependent GTPase A, producing MLESDKSVKEFFTISRVYGAYYEIYSPERGTVRAFLRGKLRTISAEERHPFVVGDKILAEHSAGQDWVISERLERNSFLTRKSREGDTQVLCANADQTAVLVSLKSPETKDGFIDRCLAAVFTSKTLPLIVFTKLDLASKEEAETRLKLYRDLGYQTLGISCSTGEGIPELREYLRGKTTFLVGNSGVGKSTLINVLTEKQVQKTSGISVSKDKGKHTTTNSLLLVMEDGTTLIDSPGIKEWGILHLKKEEILESFPELASQKKHCEESNCCKLSSHCAMLSALDTEIITSERKKSLESMIASLDNPHRVTRRDRISK from the coding sequence ATGTTAGAGTCGGATAAATCAGTCAAAGAATTTTTTACCATTTCCCGCGTTTACGGAGCTTACTACGAAATTTATTCTCCGGAGCGCGGAACGGTAAGAGCGTTTTTACGCGGTAAACTTAGGACCATCTCCGCGGAGGAAAGGCATCCGTTCGTTGTCGGAGATAAAATTCTCGCGGAACATTCAGCCGGCCAGGATTGGGTGATCTCCGAACGATTGGAAAGAAATTCTTTCCTGACGAGAAAAAGCCGCGAAGGCGACACGCAGGTGTTATGCGCGAATGCGGATCAGACCGCGGTTTTGGTTTCTCTTAAATCTCCCGAAACCAAGGACGGTTTTATCGATCGTTGTTTGGCGGCGGTCTTTACTTCTAAAACGCTTCCCTTAATCGTTTTTACAAAGTTGGATTTGGCCTCAAAAGAAGAGGCGGAAACACGGCTGAAATTATATCGAGATCTCGGTTATCAAACCTTGGGAATTTCCTGTTCAACCGGCGAAGGAATCCCCGAATTACGGGAATATCTTCGAGGAAAAACGACGTTTCTCGTCGGAAATTCGGGAGTTGGGAAGTCTACTTTAATCAATGTGCTGACCGAAAAGCAGGTTCAAAAGACGTCGGGGATCAGCGTATCCAAGGATAAAGGAAAGCATACGACTACGAATTCTCTTTTGCTTGTCATGGAGGACGGAACGACTTTGATCGATTCTCCCGGAATCAAGGAGTGGGGGATTCTCCATCTAAAAAAAGAGGAAATCTTGGAGAGTTTTCCCGAGCTCGCGAGTCAAAAAAAGCATTGTGAAGAATCAAATTGTTGTAAATTATCTTCTCATTGTGCGATGTTATCCGCTCTTGATACTGAAATTATAACTTCGGAAAGAAAGAAAAGTCTGGAATCGATGATCGCAAGCCTTGATAACCCGCATAGAGTCACACGGAGAGATAGAATTTCAAAATGA
- a CDS encoding DUF885 domain-containing protein, whose protein sequence is MSNHSYLKRILIGILFLLSLSLTLLLHTIFFKPLTLGLFYEKMFWESVLDDPEYLTSLGVLNGFGINGYQRKLTDISIDKQNRDLEKAKRNLETLLSYGKEDLSGQELLSFEILEWSLRLKVSGERFLFHDYPANQLFGVQSQLPTFLATQHPIQNSQDVENFIARLDAVPQKIDQLLEGILYRDKNGILPPDFILDRLISEVKGFTEISAKKNLLYAALERKIGKLDSISKETKDRYLNQAERSIQSGIYPAYSKLLNLFLEQKKHSDSNAGVWKLPDGDSYYSQELKKHTTTDLSPEEIHKIGLSEVARIQNEMKTILKSIGKNQPIPIAMAELRKDSRFLFPDTEEGKLQALEEYKRILKEAEDKTKPLFLRMPKSKVEVERIPVFKEKTAPGAYYDEPALDGSRPGVFYANLRDTKEIPKFGMNTLTYHEAIPGHHLQIAIMQELKGLPRFRNTITFTAYVEGWALYAERLAKDYEFFTDPYADLGRLQAELFRAVRLVVDTGLHYKRWSREQAISYMMTNTGMAPKDVTAEIERYIVYPGQACSYKLGMLKILELREKVRAHQKEKFDIQKFHSVVLDSGSLPLTILEKLVQTELLNEIK, encoded by the coding sequence ATGTCCAATCACTCCTATTTAAAAAGAATTCTAATCGGAATTCTTTTTTTACTTTCGCTTTCCTTAACGTTATTGCTTCATACGATTTTTTTTAAACCGCTGACTCTAGGTTTATTTTACGAAAAGATGTTTTGGGAATCCGTTCTGGACGATCCAGAATATCTGACTTCTCTAGGTGTTTTAAACGGATTCGGTATCAACGGCTATCAAAGAAAGCTAACGGATATATCGATCGATAAACAAAACCGTGATCTGGAAAAAGCAAAGAGGAATCTTGAAACTCTTTTGTCCTATGGCAAGGAAGATTTGTCCGGTCAGGAGTTGTTGTCCTTTGAAATTTTGGAATGGTCTCTCCGATTAAAAGTTTCGGGAGAACGGTTTTTATTCCATGATTATCCCGCCAATCAGTTGTTCGGCGTTCAAAGCCAGCTTCCCACCTTTTTGGCGACTCAACATCCTATCCAAAATTCGCAGGACGTGGAAAATTTTATCGCGAGGCTGGACGCGGTTCCGCAAAAGATCGATCAGCTTTTAGAAGGAATTCTTTATCGCGATAAAAACGGAATTCTTCCGCCGGATTTTATTCTGGATCGTTTGATCTCCGAGGTGAAAGGTTTCACCGAAATTTCCGCGAAAAAGAATCTTCTCTACGCGGCTTTGGAAAGGAAAATAGGAAAGCTCGATTCGATTTCCAAAGAAACGAAGGATCGATATTTGAACCAAGCCGAACGGTCGATCCAATCCGGAATCTATCCGGCATATTCAAAATTGCTAAATCTTTTTCTGGAACAGAAAAAACATTCTGATTCCAACGCGGGAGTTTGGAAACTTCCCGACGGTGATTCCTATTATTCTCAGGAGTTGAAAAAACATACGACCACCGATTTGTCCCCGGAAGAAATCCACAAAATCGGATTGTCCGAAGTCGCTCGGATTCAAAACGAAATGAAGACCATCTTAAAAAGTATCGGGAAGAATCAACCGATTCCGATCGCAATGGCCGAACTCAGAAAAGATTCCCGTTTTCTATTTCCCGATACGGAAGAGGGAAAACTGCAGGCATTGGAAGAATATAAGAGAATTCTAAAGGAAGCCGAAGATAAAACGAAACCTCTGTTTTTGAGAATGCCTAAGAGTAAAGTCGAAGTGGAAAGAATTCCGGTCTTTAAGGAAAAAACCGCTCCGGGCGCCTACTACGACGAACCGGCGTTAGACGGTTCGAGGCCGGGAGTATTTTACGCGAATCTTCGCGATACGAAGGAAATTCCGAAATTCGGAATGAACACATTGACGTATCACGAAGCGATTCCGGGGCATCACCTTCAGATCGCGATTATGCAGGAGCTGAAAGGACTTCCCCGTTTTAGAAACACGATCACGTTTACGGCTTATGTGGAAGGTTGGGCTTTGTATGCGGAACGACTTGCCAAGGATTACGAATTTTTTACCGATCCTTATGCGGATCTAGGGAGGTTGCAGGCGGAGTTGTTTCGAGCGGTTCGTCTCGTGGTCGATACGGGTCTGCATTACAAACGCTGGAGCAGAGAACAAGCGATCTCTTATATGATGACTAATACCGGAATGGCTCCTAAGGACGTAACGGCTGAGATCGAAAGATATATCGTTTATCCCGGGCAGGCTTGTTCGTATAAATTGGGAATGCTGAAGATTCTCGAACTAAGGGAAAAAGTCCGCGCACATCAAAAGGAAAAGTTCGATATTCAAAAATTTCATTCCGTCGTTTTGGACAGCGGTTCCTTACCGCTTACGATTTTAGAGAAACTCGTACAAACCGAATTGTTAAACGAAATCAAATGA
- a CDS encoding zinc ribbon domain-containing protein has translation METDKRFCRNCGTHILTESVQCVFCGSFQTPGSVPWYRYVSESKFFRTKLLYPIFPVLGLLLPVLHFFFWIGKIPFFASILFFLWTLIFSISGWIGELILDLKFRGDVKDFKEGFIEWQKHLYDRSPYLSYFGMILFVATPLIQWQNSLWFSMASASIWTLLISFISLVIVPLI, from the coding sequence ATGGAGACGGATAAACGATTCTGCAGAAACTGCGGCACTCATATTTTAACCGAGTCCGTTCAGTGCGTTTTCTGCGGATCGTTTCAAACTCCCGGTTCGGTTCCTTGGTATCGATACGTTTCCGAAAGTAAATTCTTTCGGACAAAGCTGCTTTATCCGATTTTTCCCGTTCTGGGTTTGCTTTTACCGGTGCTTCACTTCTTTTTTTGGATTGGAAAGATTCCCTTTTTCGCTTCTATATTATTCTTTTTATGGACGCTGATCTTTTCGATTTCGGGTTGGATCGGGGAATTGATCTTGGACTTGAAATTTCGCGGAGACGTAAAGGACTTTAAGGAAGGATTTATAGAATGGCAAAAACATCTCTATGATCGTTCTCCGTATCTTTCTTATTTCGGTATGATCCTATTCGTAGCGACGCCTTTGATTCAATGGCAGAATTCCCTTTGGTTCTCCATGGCTTCCGCGAGCATCTGGACTTTATTGATTTCCTTTATTTCCCTAGTCATCGTTCCGCTAATTTAG
- a CDS encoding ATP-binding protein, whose product MSTQRLNALGPIVYLILLIAGFQLISVLTLQSFHFFSFESYRILITLLPGVILGFIVYILSIRILRRISGKFLGRLFPFLQSSNTEIVRYLSVLDQFKNDLIATNLTALVCEKILKFIQTIIPAKKVTIFLWKEEMGKFAPFPDEGEIQFFIFDPFLLWVTENDKIYDLKEFETNPGLSKIAKSAESFFTKTEAELVVPLILNRSLLGMIVLGEKKNRKKYSSSEIEKLNEIRSVSVMSLSNAIFYERLIELTETLEEKVKSRTRELENAQSQLIMSEKMASLGIMVAGIAHEINTPAGVINGAADNLDQNMNYLVRNIFDIVLLAKNRKLRKNFELALLHLLRDKKNSELDSREKFRLKNELKEEMKDMNFGPALTSELSNFIIENQIGEERKYIYSIILKDDDRGYLMLKNATNINRNIKNIRYAIRNVVRIVKALKSYSHLDQSKTFSPANIIEGLETTLVILHNQVKYGVEVIRNFQEIPLVICNPDELNQVWTNLIQNAVQAMKGKGKIEISVFPTDGAVIVQIEDDGPGIPARIQDRIWDPFFTTKDQGEGTGLGLGIVKGIVEKHKGKITLTSNPGKTVFRVELPINPEAVPTEIART is encoded by the coding sequence ATGTCGACCCAAAGACTCAACGCCTTAGGGCCAATCGTTTATCTGATTCTTTTGATAGCCGGATTTCAGCTTATCTCCGTGCTAACTTTACAGTCATTCCATTTCTTTTCTTTCGAATCCTATAGAATTCTCATAACACTTCTTCCCGGCGTGATCTTAGGATTTATAGTCTATATTCTTTCGATTCGAATTTTAAGAAGAATTTCCGGAAAATTTCTCGGACGACTCTTTCCGTTTCTACAGTCTTCGAACACCGAAATCGTTCGTTATCTTTCCGTTTTGGATCAGTTTAAGAACGATCTGATCGCCACGAACTTAACCGCGCTCGTGTGCGAAAAGATTTTGAAATTCATTCAGACGATCATTCCCGCAAAAAAAGTAACGATCTTTTTATGGAAGGAGGAGATGGGAAAGTTCGCTCCGTTTCCGGACGAAGGTGAAATTCAATTCTTTATCTTTGATCCGTTTTTACTTTGGGTCACGGAAAACGATAAGATCTACGATCTCAAAGAATTCGAAACCAATCCCGGTTTGAGTAAGATCGCGAAATCCGCGGAATCTTTTTTTACAAAGACGGAAGCGGAACTCGTTGTTCCTTTGATTTTAAACCGAAGTCTTTTAGGTATGATCGTTCTCGGAGAAAAGAAGAATCGAAAAAAATATTCCTCCTCCGAAATCGAAAAGCTCAACGAGATCCGCTCCGTTTCCGTGATGTCCCTTTCCAACGCGATCTTTTACGAACGTCTGATCGAGTTGACCGAAACCTTGGAAGAAAAGGTAAAAAGTCGCACACGCGAATTGGAGAACGCTCAGTCGCAGCTCATCATGTCCGAGAAGATGGCTTCTCTCGGGATCATGGTTGCCGGAATCGCGCACGAGATCAACACACCAGCCGGCGTCATCAACGGAGCCGCGGATAATCTCGATCAAAACATGAATTATCTCGTAAGAAATATTTTCGACATCGTTCTTCTTGCGAAAAACAGAAAGCTGCGTAAGAATTTCGAACTCGCCCTTCTTCATTTGCTTCGCGATAAAAAAAATTCGGAATTGGATTCGCGAGAAAAATTCCGTTTAAAAAACGAGCTGAAGGAAGAGATGAAAGATATGAACTTCGGTCCGGCTCTCACTTCGGAACTTTCAAATTTCATAATAGAGAATCAGATCGGAGAGGAACGGAAATATATCTACAGTATCATTCTCAAAGACGACGATCGCGGTTACTTGATGCTCAAAAACGCGACGAATATCAACCGGAATATCAAAAACATACGTTATGCGATTCGGAACGTGGTTCGGATCGTAAAGGCCTTGAAGTCCTATTCTCACTTGGATCAGTCCAAAACGTTTTCACCGGCGAATATCATCGAAGGTTTGGAGACTACGTTGGTTATTCTTCATAATCAAGTGAAATACGGAGTCGAAGTGATTCGAAACTTTCAGGAAATTCCTCTCGTCATTTGTAATCCGGACGAACTCAATCAAGTCTGGACGAATCTGATTCAGAACGCGGTGCAGGCTATGAAAGGCAAAGGAAAAATCGAGATTTCCGTTTTTCCAACGGACGGCGCCGTGATCGTTCAAATCGAAGACGACGGTCCCGGAATTCCAGCGAGAATCCAGGATAGGATCTGGGATCCGTTCTTTACGACGAAGGATCAAGGAGAAGGAACCGGTCTCGGCCTTGGAATCGTAAAGGGAATCGTTGAAAAGCACAAAGGAAAAATCACCCTGACATCCAACCCGGGTAAAACCGTTTTTCGGGTGGAACTTCCGATTAACCCGGAAGCCGTTCCAACGGAAATCGCACGTACGTAA
- a CDS encoding FecR family protein: MNRSLWVAVTCVFFTLSIACSTNKSSGTDQVKTESDTAAARIVWVLGDVKILSDAGEKKAELGTALASTDRVVTGSNGGAEIMVADSGIIKMSKNSDIEISTLMNPNGSDTNVQVNYGKIVTMVKKGQKSTEFTVSTPTALAGVRGTSFLTSVESPEGSKINCAKENCTVRFAVIEGTIAVSKKGESSEVILSKNRELRIEKNQKLTDKLIRSLQKDSLTEMKELIVLHKNETFEYGKLVEELKSSSEELKILSQSGSVEEAKAELQKREANRNNADEVTKTAKAVNETKYVQQDVQKEKLKLNPKETF; encoded by the coding sequence ATGAATCGTTCTCTATGGGTTGCGGTGACGTGCGTATTTTTTACGTTATCCATCGCTTGTAGCACTAATAAATCGTCCGGTACGGACCAAGTAAAAACGGAATCCGATACCGCAGCGGCGAGAATCGTCTGGGTTCTTGGCGACGTGAAAATTCTTTCCGATGCCGGTGAGAAAAAAGCGGAACTCGGAACCGCACTCGCTTCCACCGATCGCGTTGTAACCGGATCTAACGGCGGAGCGGAGATCATGGTTGCGGACAGCGGTATTATTAAGATGTCCAAAAATTCCGACATCGAAATTTCCACTCTGATGAATCCGAACGGATCGGATACAAACGTTCAAGTGAACTACGGAAAAATCGTGACCATGGTTAAAAAAGGTCAGAAAAGCACCGAGTTTACCGTTTCTACTCCGACCGCACTTGCAGGTGTTAGAGGAACTTCTTTCTTAACTTCCGTAGAAAGTCCTGAAGGATCCAAAATCAACTGTGCGAAAGAAAATTGTACCGTTCGTTTTGCCGTGATCGAAGGAACAATCGCGGTTTCTAAAAAAGGAGAATCGTCCGAAGTCATTCTTAGCAAGAATCGCGAACTTAGAATCGAGAAGAATCAAAAACTTACGGACAAGTTGATTCGTTCTCTTCAAAAAGATTCTTTGACCGAAATGAAGGAATTGATCGTTCTTCATAAAAACGAAACCTTCGAATACGGAAAACTCGTGGAAGAACTGAAATCTTCCAGCGAAGAACTCAAAATATTGAGTCAATCCGGTTCCGTCGAGGAGGCGAAAGCCGAACTTCAAAAGCGTGAAGCGAATCGCAACAACGCCGATGAAGTGACAAAGACAGCTAAGGCAGTCAATGAAACCAAATACGTTCAACAAGACGTACAAAAGGAAAAGCTGAAATTAAATCCGAAAGAAACTTTCTAA
- the thiD gene encoding bifunctional hydroxymethylpyrimidine kinase/phosphomethylpyrimidine kinase translates to MTHIIKPVTLTIAGSDSGGGAGIQADLKTFTALDTFGTSAITCLTAQNPSGVTGILEVDADFLEKQIAAVLDYFPVQAIKTGMLFSTAIIERTSSFLTLRKKEGKIFSLVIDPVMVATSGAKLLQDSAIEALLTKLIPISDLITPNLDEAEILSGKKISNSEEMPGLAKEIFEKFKVPVLLKGGHLRNEKVALDILYDGKTISKFEKPFISGFYPHGTGCTYSSAITSYLAHGKTLFEAVRSAKEYLHAAIEQAYTAGKDKTLNHTPKF, encoded by the coding sequence ATGACTCATATCATCAAACCAGTAACTCTTACGATCGCCGGCTCGGACTCGGGAGGCGGCGCAGGAATTCAGGCGGATCTCAAAACATTCACCGCGTTGGATACGTTCGGAACGTCCGCAATCACTTGTTTAACCGCCCAGAATCCCTCCGGCGTAACCGGTATTTTGGAAGTGGATGCGGACTTTTTAGAAAAACAAATTGCGGCGGTTCTCGATTATTTTCCCGTCCAAGCGATCAAAACGGGAATGTTGTTTTCAACTGCGATCATCGAAAGAACGAGTTCGTTTCTGACTTTGCGAAAGAAAGAAGGAAAAATATTTTCCTTAGTGATCGATCCGGTCATGGTTGCAACGAGCGGAGCCAAACTTTTGCAGGATTCAGCGATCGAAGCCTTGTTGACAAAGTTGATTCCGATCTCCGATCTCATCACTCCGAATCTTGACGAAGCGGAAATTCTTTCCGGTAAAAAAATTTCAAATAGCGAGGAAATGCCCGGTCTCGCCAAGGAAATATTCGAAAAATTTAAAGTTCCCGTTTTGCTCAAAGGCGGTCACTTACGAAACGAAAAAGTCGCTCTTGATATTTTATACGACGGGAAAACGATTTCCAAATTCGAAAAACCGTTCATCAGCGGGTTTTATCCGCACGGAACGGGCTGTACGTATTCTTCAGCGATCACATCCTATCTCGCACACGGTAAAACGTTATTCGAAGCGGTTCGTTCCGCGAAAGAATATCTTCATGCAGCCATCGAACAAGCTTATACCGCCGGAAAAGATAAAACCTTAAATCATACCCCTAAATTCTAA
- a CDS encoding PP2C family protein-serine/threonine phosphatase, producing the protein MNFSNLKRTLRLPVTLNWIFGGMFVSVLFSVLKFFDTEGLEKISYSELTLLVVLNIAAALPLNYQLARGKWNLQRWMKFSFYCWYVPMLLYNAWLTVQVPDFLVVMITTLYAGYLASFGVMERRYFIFGALIYAFALFVFYFTGIAGTSPVRLSDRTLVIFFIVFVVTVLLYFYWMSEASGFLKTQTSTVQKLLRESRKDKRKLSEERRTIEELMAQLNKSFHIIKKDLSTAKRIQKSMLPSGYEEFSELKIRAEYIPKDEVGGDFYDVTRTGPGTYRLFLADATGHGVQGALITMAIKVAYEFVKQSGKRPGEILEILNEDFLSKFRSLNLYYTCILADLDLNTGVLRYSSAGHPEQILLHDSEFMLLQKTGRMIGLSPASIYKDRIQKLLPGDRLFLFSDGLFEELNARKEFYGEERLQALIRENLDRTAKEIVDLVLEDLRDFTKDNSFQDDLTVISIQIPDMIR; encoded by the coding sequence ATGAATTTCTCAAATTTAAAAAGAACGCTCCGGCTTCCGGTTACGTTGAACTGGATTTTCGGAGGAATGTTCGTATCCGTATTATTCTCCGTTCTCAAGTTTTTCGATACGGAAGGATTGGAAAAGATTTCGTATTCCGAGCTCACGCTTCTTGTAGTATTGAATATCGCGGCTGCGCTTCCTTTGAATTATCAGCTCGCACGAGGAAAATGGAATCTTCAGCGATGGATGAAGTTTTCGTTTTATTGCTGGTATGTTCCGATGTTGCTATACAACGCTTGGCTTACCGTTCAAGTTCCCGATTTTTTAGTCGTGATGATTACGACGCTTTACGCGGGTTATCTCGCTTCCTTCGGAGTAATGGAGCGAAGATATTTTATTTTCGGAGCTCTGATCTACGCGTTCGCTCTGTTCGTTTTTTATTTTACCGGAATCGCGGGAACTTCTCCCGTACGTCTGAGCGATCGGACCTTGGTGATCTTTTTTATCGTTTTCGTAGTAACGGTATTGTTATACTTTTACTGGATGAGCGAGGCTTCCGGATTTTTAAAGACACAAACGTCGACCGTTCAAAAACTTTTGCGCGAATCTAGAAAGGACAAACGAAAACTTTCGGAGGAAAGAAGGACGATCGAAGAGCTGATGGCTCAGTTGAATAAATCGTTTCACATCATCAAAAAGGATCTTTCGACCGCAAAAAGAATCCAGAAGAGTATGCTTCCTTCCGGGTATGAAGAATTCTCCGAATTGAAAATTCGCGCCGAATACATTCCCAAGGACGAAGTCGGCGGTGATTTTTACGACGTAACTCGAACCGGTCCCGGGACATATCGTTTGTTTCTCGCAGACGCAACGGGTCACGGGGTACAAGGGGCTTTGATCACGATGGCAATCAAAGTCGCGTACGAGTTCGTAAAACAATCCGGAAAACGTCCCGGTGAAATATTAGAAATATTGAATGAGGACTTTCTTTCGAAGTTTCGATCGTTGAATCTATATTATACATGTATTCTCGCCGATTTGGACTTGAACACGGGAGTTTTGCGGTATTCCTCGGCGGGTCATCCCGAACAAATTTTATTGCATGATTCCGAGTTTATGCTTTTGCAGAAAACGGGCAGAATGATCGGACTTTCTCCGGCTTCGATCTATAAGGATCGGATTCAAAAACTTCTACCGGGCGATCGGTTGTTCTTATTTTCGGACGGTTTGTTTGAGGAGCTGAATGCTCGGAAGGAGTTTTACGGAGAAGAACGGCTTCAAGCATTGATCCGGGAAAATCTCGATCGAACCGCAAAGGAAATCGTCGATCTCGTTTTGGAAGATCTCCGCGACTTTACGAAGGATAACAGTTTTCAGGACGATTTGACCGTCATCTCGATTCAAATTCCGGATATGATTCGGTAA
- a CDS encoding vitamin K epoxide reductase/DsbA family protein: MSQLSKNKISIILSALGLLLSFLLIQKYYGDPSSVGETLCNALSESGSCDKVSESSYSAIRNVPGLGDLPIALFGFVFYGFVGFLFVLSEIKKETAESNLRLAFYVLVLGLVADAGLFIISVGVIKALCGLCAATYAVTIALLAVNFSEFKKLSDKSIRAVTNSLNGNILNLLIVVLSFFVFGLYGGRISTGGARLVSGSANGEKSIPEQLKEFETSATVPIDLKDVPVVGDPNAPITIVKYADFNCGHCMHTSKILKSFLSEYSGIIKVAYKNFPLDGNCNRLVGRKSPEASSCVAASAALCANQQNKFYPVYTGLYDDNEAGVMHTAVTVSRLAEKSGLKMDQFRACMSSSKIRDQINREVDEAEQLKINSTPTLFINNKPLPKSGTPDVDFLHQLINQLIKQS; this comes from the coding sequence ATGAGCCAACTTTCTAAAAATAAAATATCGATCATTCTTTCCGCATTAGGATTGCTTCTCTCGTTTTTATTGATTCAAAAATATTACGGAGATCCAAGCTCCGTCGGCGAAACTCTTTGCAACGCATTGAGCGAATCCGGTTCCTGCGACAAGGTTTCCGAAAGTTCTTATTCCGCGATCCGGAACGTTCCGGGTTTGGGTGATCTTCCGATCGCTTTGTTCGGCTTTGTATTTTACGGTTTCGTAGGTTTTCTTTTCGTATTATCCGAAATCAAAAAAGAAACGGCCGAATCCAATCTCAGACTCGCATTTTACGTTTTGGTTCTCGGTTTAGTTGCGGATGCCGGATTGTTCATTATTTCGGTCGGAGTGATCAAAGCGTTATGCGGTCTTTGTGCCGCAACGTACGCGGTTACGATCGCGCTTCTCGCCGTTAACTTTTCCGAATTTAAAAAACTTTCCGATAAATCGATTCGGGCCGTTACGAATTCCTTAAACGGAAATATATTGAATCTTTTGATCGTGGTTCTTTCCTTTTTCGTCTTTGGTCTTTATGGAGGGAGAATTTCCACAGGCGGCGCGAGACTGGTTTCGGGCTCGGCAAACGGAGAAAAATCCATTCCCGAGCAGTTGAAGGAATTTGAAACCTCCGCTACCGTTCCGATCGATCTGAAGGATGTTCCGGTCGTCGGCGATCCGAACGCACCGATCACGATCGTAAAATACGCCGATTTTAATTGCGGTCATTGTATGCACACGAGCAAGATTTTGAAATCGTTCCTGAGCGAATACAGCGGAATCATCAAAGTCGCATATAAGAATTTTCCGTTGGATGGAAACTGCAATCGTCTCGTGGGAAGGAAATCGCCCGAAGCGAGTTCCTGTGTTGCTGCGAGCGCAGCACTTTGTGCGAATCAACAGAACAAATTCTATCCGGTCTACACCGGATTGTACGATGATAATGAAGCCGGTGTAATGCACACGGCCGTAACCGTGAGCCGCCTTGCGGAAAAGAGCGGATTAAAAATGGATCAGTTCCGGGCTTGTATGAGCTCTTCCAAGATTAGAGATCAGATCAATCGGGAAGTGGACGAGGCGGAACAATTGAAGATCAATTCCACTCCGACGTTGTTCATCAACAACAAACCTCTTCCGAAGAGCGGAACACCGGACGTTGACTTTTTACATCAACTGATCAATCAGCTGATTAAACAAAGCTGA